The Bombus vancouverensis nearcticus chromosome 3, iyBomVanc1_principal, whole genome shotgun sequence genomic sequence CATATAAAAATGTTCCATAATATTATATCTAATAAAAGAAATGTACATGAAAGTAATGTTGACTGTAACCAAGCTAGCTAGTAGAAAATCGTTTTTATAATACATATCGACCTTCCTATGCATAATGTGTAATCATACCAAATAGCTATAAAAAGTATACaatttaaatatcatttatgaCAATATTATCATGGTGTATAtatcaataaattttttaaatatcaataaatattgttttaatttctataaaaaaatataatgttcTATCTAACAACTCACAGTGACCTTCAAAATTTGGCACATAGATGATATAGAAGGAAAtcattattacatattttttatcatGTATGTATTCCTTTGTACAGTGAATATATTtgaaaagaattaataaaacaaatctgaagttgaagtatatatgtatacgtataatacTTACATAATATTATTACTTGGCATTAGATAATTActtatgtatttttataaaaaataaaatatgtaatatgtatatttatttttaattgcaataaattacatttgtatatgcacaaatttataaatattttataaaaaaagaatatatgaaTACGTACTACTGAATACCTGAATTAATACACACCAGAAATTTACGTGAATAAACTTCTCTGTTACTAAAGTCTTTACAGtacattaataaatatacaaatacattttaatatataaattagtCAATCTcaatttaaagtaaaattaacaatctgtattatataaaatatacttatatctatatatataattaattgtatatttacatatataatattaatctaTTCAACgtaataaatacaattcttGTATTCGTTATACCTTTCAAAATCGTTAACGGTTTTCGTCCGTTTATTTTCCCGCCTTCAGGTGCTATTGTTAAAATCTGTTTTTCTTAGTCAACTAcaagatattttaatttataaataactcctacatttatttaaattaaaagtgAGTGTACTAAtgaatagttttattatttatgtttcTGAAAATACTGAAATTTATATGTACAACAGCTGACATATGAAAATTTATAGGTTAAATAGTTTTTGTTAGTGCCTAGTACTTACATGTATTCAGTTGTTTCTTATTCTACGCGCGAAGAACGATTTGTTTATGTTTTATTGTGAGCTATTAAAAAACATATTGTCACGGTGTATAATTGCAAATATCTAGTTAAACAAGTacgtattaaattaattaaaatatttaaattattaatattaaaaaatatatgataattttgaaatattattaatattaaatatttactgaaataataagataatttttgtattttgctTAACAGTCATCTGTTTAACATGAAACTTCATTGTAACATAAAAGTAAACAATAGATTATTTACAACAAATGTAATAAGAAGAAAGTCATTACGTTCCATAATAGCAATTGGGAGACAAACAGTAAAAAATATGGACATATATCTGCTTTTGCAAACATTACAAAATAAGCATGGTACTAAATACAAGGTAAAATGTCTATATCAATACatttcataaattataataatttatctgaatatgtgtaaattatttaagaaaatatatatatattttttaagaaaaaattgaaaaattttatatttcattttctttcagattaataataatgtagacaaaatatatacaaaatttattaatgaagGAAAAGCCACAATTAGCTTTATAGAACCACCTCATGATTTAATTATTCAATCTGATAAAATTCAACTCAAAAGTTTTATTCACATTTTAAAACTTGCAATAATTAAAAAGGTTGATCCATCAGTTCTTGATATTTCAAATTTGAACCCAAAATGTATGAGTTCTGCACCAAAGACTAAAGTAGTGATTAATAAATCTTCTGAATATCCAACTTTAGAAGGTTTTCCAAGAACAACTGAAGAATTATATTTAGTAGGATTAAATAGAAAATCATTCGATAGGCAAATTTTAAGACTCCAAAGCTtaagaattttaaatttatctaacaATCAAATTTCATCTTTACCAAACGAACTTGGCACTTTACAGCATTTACAAGAACTTATTTTATCACAAAACCGGCTTGATAGGGCTTTCAAATGGGTATGGTTAAATCAAGTTGCTATAAGATCTAACTTAAAATTATTGGATATAAGTAATAATTTGGTATGTCCATTTCAtatcttataaaaatatttattataagttttacttatatttcattatttaatatattttttaattcagtTATACAAATTACCACAACAAATTGGAAAACTTGAGAGTCTTGTTAATTTGAAGGCTAGTCAGAATATGTTATCATTCTTACCACAGAGTCTTGgaaatttacataatttaaaatatttagatcTATCAAAAAACAAATTACGTTACTTACCTGGAAGTATAAGGAATTTACATTTGATTACAGTAGACGTATCAAACAATGACTTTTCTTCTGTACATTATGCATTATATTCTAAGTCTAAAATAAATGTGCCAAGTTTAACTGAATGTGCAGCTACGTCATTTCTGAAAACAAGGTTTGTACGATATGTAATTTAAATAGGTATTTTATTTTTGGTTTAATAATTAGTaacaaaaaatgaaatgaacATGTATATCTATCTTAATTTATGTTTGAATTATGATGATGTAGATATATTAATAGCAGAAATGttttaaaaaacatattttttttatatagatgTTCATATGATGCAAGCATAATTCCATTTACATTGGTAAAGTATTTAGATGAGGCAAAGTATTGTCTCTGTGGAAATCCATGTTTTCATTATTATCTAAGAAAATTTGTGAGTTTTGATTGCAATATAGCAACAAATATTATAAAGTCAACAGAATCTACTCTACTACCATTTGATTGCTACTTCTGTTCAAGTAAATGTGTATATTATGCAatgttttgtaaataatttattatttttaaattgagcattaaaaagatatttaaaaatattatttcaaaaatgTCTGTATCCCTAattcttatttatattttttttttgtacttttacaaattatgaagtcattaatgtatataaaagttacaGTAATAAGGATTTGTGTTACTTCcattaaattgttttatttattacaaaatatggttgattttatttcataatccTAAGTATATATAAATGAGACCTTTCAGAAGctaaactgattaatttttacttttgtaAACTTggtttcatattaaaataactCATTGccaattttgagaaatatttataacattaaaaCTTTTCTCTACTCTGTGGAAGATGCATCAATGTATAGAAACAATCAATGTGCCCCCTGAATGTAAGTAACGTAATGGCTGtatgcaaaataaaaagaaataaaaatgcatatataaacatatatgcaaATTTGcattaataaaaaagattttaaaaaatgctaatggtcttgaaatttcataaaaaaaactTCGAAAAAAAGTTTGTTTTTCTACCATAAGAATCTTTTTTCGTAAAACTATAAATAAAACAGAGATATTTAGGAGTTCTTGTTCAAGTGTTGCACGCTGTATAATATATTGCACTTTATATATAGTATTATTAACACTTCTCTTTTAATCTATttgcttttaatttataatggtATATAAAACATATCTcttaaaattatttgcattgTAGAACATATAGAATGTTCATTTTccacaaatttatttaaaaaaaaattaaacattattAGAAGGAAAACtgtttttttacaaatttagttCAATCAGTCCTATCTCAAAcgcaaataattaatttttatacaattattcTACAATACTCTAATTTTTTTACCTGTGATATTGCATTttagaattattaaaactagtaatattatataatatatattatattgttattaCCATTGTTTATAGTCTATTTTGATATATTAAAACTATAtcttaataatgttttaaatttaaaaatatgtttttaaatTGCATAAGGAAATTTaaagtatataatttatactagtacaaaaaaatatttattacacttttaatcagtaaaaaaatattatacaaacaatatacaaattatttttattctttatagcATTTTATAGCTATTATTAATCAATTCATTAAAAGATGAATCTTGTAAAGTCTATTTAGTTATTagcataattataatatatattaacagTAGAAGAAACTCCGTTTATATGGACTCTATTTGTATGAACTAAATttctttaactttaataatacTTAACTTTAATAATAGTTAACTGAGCTTAAAATTAACTGAACTTTAGCTGAACtcctattattttattttattatttagttaCCACCGAGCGTCAATCCACTTATATGAACGTCTAACAATAAGATGTAAACAGTAGGAGTACGCGTTATGTGACCCATTCTCATGTTTCACAGTCGATACAAATTTGTAACattattatgtattatgtatgAACTCCAATTAACTGAACGAAAAATTGTAGGTGGTGGGAAGAAATATGTATGTAGGTGAATCTCTGTTATAGGGTGATTCAATAAGAACTACCTAAAATAACTCGTTacctatatttattattatttatcgaaAAACATTTTAAACGAATTATGTTTTAATTTAAAAGTATTCATCAGATTGATACAACACTGTTTTTTTGTATTCTgagattatttttttttaatggtatttAAAAAACTATTTAAACAGCTTTTAAATGGCttcgtatattttaatatacataaacATAAGAAGACTGTTTCGATTCTGTTCTTGTCTCTCATAcattaaatttgacaaattgaAGTTATAATATCTACTAACGGTATTCAGCATAAATAGGTTAATATTTTTTTGTAGAGAATGTCCAGCAGGATCGATTAATGTTGTAGAAAATATACGCtatcatttaaaaaattcgAGATCATCTTGACAtgtcaaaaaatataaaatattaggaAAGAAATAAGTTCATTGAAATGCAACATAATTCACTTAAGACGTTTCTCGATAAAACCAACAGAGaacaagttattttatatagtacTCCTCATTAATTTACTCCGTACATGAACGACGGTTATATGAATCAACTTGTCCCTTGAAAGGTTCATACATATAAACCGAGTTCTACAGtgtttaaatacatttttagaAGTAGAAAAAATATGAAGTCAATATACCTATtgcaaagatatatataaaaactatatCATTTAGAACAAAGATACGATTTTTTATCTACATCTCTTAACAAAAATCTTCATTTTAAGAtatgaaaaagtaaaataatccATTGTTTGAAAGCTGTATTATTATAATGATActatcaaattaaaaaaattgcaataaatataacgtaacttaattttttttaatattcggaacataaaatttatatataataaaaaattaaactatttattttcgttaaaagatattttttaaaagtaacAGATATTAGTTTTtacttatttaaattattttttgtcCATTTTATGTGGCTTTACAAAATCAAATTCACTATCActcatattaataaaaaattgtcgTGCTGTAATTGCTTTTTTTTTACCTATGTGTGCTACAGAAAagtcaatatttttatatttattttcatctatATGACCATGAACTTGTAAAGATTGAACTAATACCTCTGGATCTTCTGGGAATGGAATTAATTTCATACAGTTTTCTTGACTTAAACTACTTGATGAAGGAACATTTTCATTCTATAAAAATACTGTAAATTATCGATTATAtctatgataaaaatataaataactagAAATGATTCTGTATACAGACCTGAATGTTGTTTTGTCTTATATTTGTACAATCGTTTGGTATATGTAAATCGTTTATTGATATTGTATGACTTTTTAAAAGCCCTTTTATCACTGCATTTTTATTAAGACCACATTTTTTTAAAGTACTttctacattttcaatattgtttttatctttaGCACTAGTTTCTAACATGGAAATTCCATTACAAGTTTCCATAgttgaatttttataatcacAAGTATCAGACTTTAAATTCTCCTTAAAAGTACAATCTTTGGATTTTAAACTAGCTTTCATTTGTCTAAGTTTCCAATGTTCCTCAAGTTTTTCATTTGAATAGTTAACACCACAATTAGCCTGCAAAACAAAATCTATTTGTATCTCCTATGTATATATCataagttttaaattaatatatatattatatttacttcTATAATGGAGGATGCAATTTCATTTTCATGTATGCTACGCTCTTGAAGCACATCATGTGGGCCATCGTTACAATCGTAATCATACAACTGTAAAGagtaacattttaaataatttaagaattaaacataattaaatataatttataaaatacattaaaaataagatatttttcattttgtgtTCAGTTCGGTTTAATAATTGGTCAGTAGATTTTCTTAATGcaatagaattttaattactattatttttagctatttaattacattattttaCCAATAAAAATGTGTTTAAAAATAGTGTTTAGTTTGGATATACTGGAACAATATAATTACTAACATTTGCATTCTGTGGAGGTTTGAACTTCTTTAATTTTGGATTTCGTTTAACTGTATTAGATTCTTTTCGACGTACAAATACAACATTTTCATCTGTCTGAGGTATTTGTGTTACTTTTTGAATATCAGCATATAAACTCATTGTAAAAGTAATCTGAAAGTTAAAAAATATGGTTGTTAATAGAAAGTGAATGTAAGTAATTGCTTGTGGATCCTGTAAATTCCATAATACATAAATTGTTTTTGTGATctgcaattattataattataatgtatACTAATTAGGAAATTCTTTATATCTTAGTCATATTTGCTACGTACACtgctattaaaaattttatacatttattgtaTATACATGTTAGTAACAAATAAAGTTGGTTATAATCTAAAGCAAATAAAAGGATATTTGTATTAAGtatataaataaagtataatttGTAAATCACTAAGCAAGTAAGCTGCATgatttaaaatacaaataaaaatggaaatgtgaaatttaattttgtaacaaattaTGAACTTACTGTCTCCCTGTTCTGTACTACTTTTACATTGCAAGAACTATTTGTTATTTAGGATTACTTTATTAGTCTTTTATTGtacttattattatattgaTGAGTTAATAGTAGCTATTTTTTATAAATGGTGACATATTACTATTTAATGAAACATACATGAATagtaataaaatgtataaatttagTTGTTTTGAAGAAATTACATCAATGACTATAAATGAGTGAAACGCAAGGTATTGGACCTaaaatctttattatatttcatttaaagtcaaagatacaaatttttccaATCTATGAAGGCTTGAAATTTGAATTAATATGCATAACATTCGAAGACACACACatttatttcttatatataGCAGTAACTATAAAATTAGATGAAATTAAAAGGGATTCTATAAATCATTTTAAAGACATAAATAATATAGGAATATTTAGtgattttaataaagaatttaaaaaatcaaaatgttttcccttatatatatattattattattacattttattttcttatcttttttcttattatatattacaattttcttttataCTCACAATTCGCGATAGTTAAGCTCTAATATTCTGAAGCTCTTATACTCATTTTCTTATGAAATATTCTTAAATTTTATTgtttgtaatataaaattaacgtaCTTACCCTATCGTATTTTCCTATCACGATTTGAATTAAATAATATCACTTTATCATAGGGTATGAGGTTAAAGCTTGATTGTGATGATAACAACATTGTTTATATACAATTcgttatattttgtattatgtTTACTAGGAAACATATTTTTGACTGGCTAAGAGATTACAAAACAGACCAATAAAATGGTTGCATGAACAGGAATTAATACATTTTAAAAtcttatttttataacacatgtatatatatacgtatacgtttattaataataaagtatacatatttatttattgtttaacaTTAAGTTtcatgtaaataataaaaattatgaattataaaacatcaatgtttcaaaaacaaTTTGTAAATCAATTATTTTGTTCATAGATTCGAgtattaaacaatataaaaattattttggtATTTAGGATATATTCACATTTGATCTTATTATCGTTGCGTGACCTTTCCAAAAGTAGGGGAATTTAGCGCGGTTGCAGCTCGTTGAGTGCTAAGCACTCTGCTCGCGTTACAACTTCAAACAATTCCAAAACTAATTCAAATAATAGATTGAGTACTTTAATAAGATTTgcgttttaatgaaatttatttgaCGGTCCTAACAATTCAACGATTCTAATAATTCTCTAATTTTTGGGTCGTAAAGCGGCTCATTTATCCCCTCGGATATGCATGACAATCTACGATTAATTTGTTACCCAATAAGACAAATTCTTACTAACTAATGCTAAGAAGCATTATTTTGTTTGTAGTATACAATATTAGGAAGCGAGTGATTTATGATTTGGCAATGTTCTTTCCCATGGTAACGAAAGTAAATACGAAATTTGAGAGTAATCACAGTTGTTACtgattaataattttaacatttaatcaataaatttgttaaataactTTTGTTCGTTATTTCGGTTATGCTAGTATACAGTTAAATTCGCGGTGCTAGAATTTACCCTATGATCATACAAAATATTCATGTTAGAGGGAGCCACAGGCCCTCACTAGTTCACAACAATATCGaacatattatttaaatacaaaataattgttatgcataaattgaaatattatcaaaaACAATATGATCAATTACtttagtatttttatttttttatgtatttataaaatatgaaatgaaagtATTAAAAATTAGCATATTAGAGTTAGtgcattttaataaaaataatgggGTTAATATTTGCTTAGTATATCTTTCTCTTGATTTGAGTTATTTAGGTgtatgatattttattatgatGTTTCATTAGTAGGATATATCTAAATTCGTGtttcttaaataatttaatcCCTCTACCACTTTAAACTCTGTAGTTGAATCATCAATGACGCTATTTAAAGCAGTGTTTGTCAGTGAGCTGTCAATGAGAGGCACTCACACTTTTAGTAGTCAcatttacataaattatttgttttgcGTGTGTGCTGTGATCAATCCCAatatatgttataaatatatagttaatttgCAATATTTTATGAATGATATTTTTGTAAACTATTCACTAATCCAAGAATCAATACTACACGTGGACAATGCAGGTTAGAATTTAAcaatgaatataaattaattaaaattcaagtTAATTGTTTTTATAGTTGATAGCATACCTGTTGtagaattatttcttttttaacatatttctatgcatttatatttacaaattaataGACAATAAGCCTCAGATGCAAATCCATATTTATGTCAAaagttttattctatatttataaGACTTTTGATAATTTAATACAGAAATCTGAATACATTtcatatgaatattttatttttatttttactttaagtaaaatatttagatagtttaaaaattgatttataatatgtaacatatacgtatataacatGTAAAAGCAATTTTTAGatacagttatttttcaatttttaattttaaattatattatatatttaatggaTTCCTACAttattaatataagaatttgaaataaagaattaatatacaaaattgtACTAAAGATAACGTATTGTTAACGGATAACTTGCATCTTACGTGTATGCGTATACTgaattatatatacgtatatacatgctTATAAAAACTGACATATTAGCGATAAATTGAAGtcgtaaattattaatatagatataagaacaataaagaattattatttaagaaCAAACATTTCTGTTTTATTACACATAATTACTTTTAATACACAGAATGAGTCAATAAGAAGTCATTTGGAATAACTTAATTAAGGAGTCATTTGAAATAACTTAGTatttactaattttatcgaGAAATGTTTGAAATGGAAATCGTACTTTATAGAGATGACAGATCTTTAAATAgatacatttattttttttatatcttcttttatatatatttttataacttcTGAGATATCAAGGTTACCTGGAATTTTTTAATAGCATcgcatatttttttaatactgCCTTGTATACtgttttttatacttttatactaAAAAGACGAATTCAACGATCTCTAATAAGGTATCTTCTAGTTAATTTTgaagtttaaaataaaatgaagattTATGGAGAAGAGTTGCTACGTGTGGGGTACTAATTTCGGTTACTCGAAGAAGAAGATATTATAATCATGTAGAAGACCACaaattattagaatttttaCAGTTTTTACGATCATACATGGTTAACAATTTcatctatatatgtatgtatgtaaaacGGACGAAAGTAACAAAGAcgataatttttgttataatattaaaaatcacaatttcaatttattccattatttgaagtttatatatgtatatttgtaaaaatttccatgaaaatggatcaacattttataataaacattgaCAAAAACATGttaatttttatcatatttttaaacaagtatttttttaaatattgtttacGTAACTAATTTTTGTTTAgttaaaaacaaaatttttactcacgaatcatttttctaaatttaatagTTTCCGAAATATTCCGTGAAATATGTTTATAACTTACAACTTTGGGAGCTGTTTTCATTGAAAACTGCATTATACATAGGTTTCATTAAAATCGGTGATTTATCtcgtatatatacagggtgcgtATAAGGTAAGCGTAAAAACCACCATAGCGTGATTTTACACCTATGGATCGGTGGAGATTTGTATAAAAAGGTACATACAAAATTGACCTTGACTTTGAAATTTAAGGTCAAATTTTTGCATTGCATCGCATTCTTTTATGCTCATTATGAGGACAAAAGGTCTTAAAGGAGCCATGAGTCGCAATTCAACCGGTCCCTTGGAAAATAATGTTAAAGTTTCACTGGTTTTTGGATTCACCTTGCTTACTATATGGTTACATTTTGCACTCTGATGCAGGGTAAATAACATCTATTGTTGCATGTTAGACATTTCAGATACACCATTAGACATCccgtttcttcctttatttctttctttctttttgcatCTGCGTAATAGATGTGCCTGCACGTCAGCTTCCACATtcaacatatgtacatatatggcCATCACTGTTGTTTAAATAGCTTCGGACTCATATTCCTATATTCCTACCAAGTTTCTTCCCAAGATTACACGTTGATTTTAGATGATGGAAAACACATTCAATTTGATATCTTAATTGTTCAACTCAATTGCAAACTCTATCCGACTGcgaaatgtaaatatattataaataaaaaaaaatatatgtataaaacacttatatatatacagggtggttggtaactggtggtacaagcggaaagggagtgattctacgcgaaaaaagaagttgaaaatatagaataaaaatttttttttcaaatttttttaaaaatctgcagtgatatccgttataacgagacgtgataaagtgcacgtgtaccgagcgaaaattcaaagtcgattttctcgaaaacaaagcctcaaacgaaaaatttttattctatattttcgacttcttttttcgcgtagaatcactctctttccgcttgttccaccagttaccaaccaccctgtatatatacacacacacacatatatatttagTTATTAAGTTTATGTACGCACACGCGATTGATGAGATTTTAACATCATTTTCCAAGAGAACCATTAAGTTGCGATCTATGATTCCTTTAAGACCTTTTATCTTCATGATAAGGATAAAAGTATGCGATGCAATAAAGACATTTCACCTTGAATGTCAAGGTCAAGGTCAATTTTGCttgcatttttttttataaatcttcATCGATCGGGAAGTGCAGTCTTACTGTGGCGGCTTTTACATTTACTTTTTATACACTCTGCACATATGAGATATTTCTTAGAGAATTACCGTATATGTCTTGTAAAAGCCAACATTTATGTACGTTTAAGGATTTTACTAGAAATCGTTTCTTCGTATTTAAACTGAATCATTTTATTGAATTCGGAAGTAGCAAAGTATGTATTCAGAAAGGAAATGTTGAGCGATATATGTACGTAAATACTCATAGAACTTCATTAGaagtatatatgtaataattagATCTATAAAAGGTTATCTTCCACGCTAACAATGGATATGGAAGACTTTTTCATGCAATTTGTATATTATTGCCATTTGTTACTggattaatatataaattaacgaTATGCATTTTTAAGACACATCTACGTACATACGGAGGATTCAGAAGCCTATCAGCGTAGGTCTATTAGCATTAAAACCGAGATAAATAAGGTTTTTACAAATTGTTGTAAAAAATGACAATTGTAgtaaaaatgcaaaaataaatttttataaaataacatacAAATGAACTTGATCACAAGAAAAACAGAAGAAAATCGCCATGGTGTTTCagaggaaattagattaaatgaAAAGATCGTGATTTATATCGAATGTCCATTGGAAAATTTGAATAAGTCaatgtattatataattatattatataatatattcgtcTGGATTATCACTTTCACTGTTATCTCCTGCACCAAGATTCATTTGATTTTCTTTTCAGGTTGAtgttcgtattttttgtaataaaatgtaatagAGCAATGTATAAAATGAGCAAATGTAATAGAGAGATGTAATGCAATAGAGCAAACATGTACTTCTTTTTAACTTCTCTCACGGGTTTACGCTATGAATACAGTGGGTTCCGAACAACATTGAGTAAAGTCGAAGGTCTTCCTTTTGATACTGGCTTTATGTTGGTTTCATAAAATGGGAAATCATTCTACAGAGTTTCTTTATAACAAATTCTTATAAAGTTTTCGTTTCACTTACCATCGTCACAATCAGATAAATTTCGCTTATTATCAGATAAATATATATTCGGATGCAGTATCAGAGAAATGGTGACTTCCTGATAATAAAAAATGCGtacttttgtttctttctttcatgaTGTAAGTAAAACAGcgtacaattattttttaaacaacaAAGAACTAAACATAAAGTTGACGCGATTTTAGTCTGACTTACACTGATTGTCCTCTGTATAATTTTGTCTGATAATTCTGTGGTCAATATAAGTATTGAAAACTATTTCATACGCATGAAAGTAATTACTTAATTGATTTATCAACTGTTCCAACAATAAAGAGGTTTTTGAACTGCGTAACACATTTTTAGAGAAAGTTGGATTTACGCTGATTCGCTTCTGAACCCTCCATACATGTATACACTGGATACTACGTCAGTATTGTGAATATCAAATGGTGAATAGATTTTGACTTTCACGGGGTTCACTTTTTCAAAAAGATATGGTTAATATAAAACGTTGACGATATAATTAATACGATGATACgagtatattttctatttttgctAATTCTTTTGGTCTTGAAAGTTTTCTGTTGGCGTTGGTATTGAGGAATTAAGTCTAAGACGAGAACACTATGTTTTTTGACTATTAATGAATTGTACAATAATCATATTTTCAGTATTGGTAATATTATAAGTTTTATCTCCAATTATTGTAGATGTAATTACTGCGTAATAAACATTTAAAAGTAGTAAGAAGCAATGATTTATAGAAATAAGTTTACttactatataaaataaa encodes the following:
- the LOC117165756 gene encoding uncharacterized protein LOC117165756 isoform X1; protein product: MSLYADIQKVTQIPQTDENVVFVRRKESNTVKRNPKLKKFKPPQNANLYDYDCNDGPHDVLQERSIHENEIASSIIEANCGVNYSNEKLEEHWKLRQMKASLKSKDCTFKENLKSDTCDYKNSTMETCNGISMLETSAKDKNNIENVESTLKKCGLNKNAVIKGLLKSHTISINDLHIPNDCTNIRQNNIQNENVPSSSSLSQENCMKLIPFPEDPEVLVQSLQVHGHIDENKYKNIDFSVAHIGKKKAITARQFFINMSDSEFDFVKPHKMDKK
- the LOC117165756 gene encoding uncharacterized protein LOC117165756 isoform X2 — translated: MSLYADIQKVTQIPQTDENVVFVRRKESNTVKRNPKLKKFKPPQNANLYDYDCNDGPHDVLQERSIHENEIASSIIEANCGVNYSNEKLEEHWKLRQMKASLKSKDCTFKENLKSDTCDYKNSTMETCNGISMLETSAKDKNNIENVESTLKKCGLNKNAVIKGLLKSHTISINDLHIPNDCTNIRQNNIQNENVPSSSSLSQENCMKLIPFPEDPEVLVQSLQVHGHIDENKYKNIDFSVAHIEMT
- the Lrr47 gene encoding leucine-rich repeat 47, with protein sequence MKLHCNIKVNNRLFTTNVIRRKSLRSIIAIGRQTVKNMDIYLLLQTLQNKHGTKYKINNNVDKIYTKFINEGKATISFIEPPHDLIIQSDKIQLKSFIHILKLAIIKKVDPSVLDISNLNPKCMSSAPKTKVVINKSSEYPTLEGFPRTTEELYLVGLNRKSFDRQILRLQSLRILNLSNNQISSLPNELGTLQHLQELILSQNRLDRAFKWVWLNQVAIRSNLKLLDISNNLLYKLPQQIGKLESLVNLKASQNMLSFLPQSLGNLHNLKYLDLSKNKLRYLPGSIRNLHLITVDVSNNDFSSVHYALYSKSKINVPSLTECAATSFLKTRCSYDASIIPFTLVKYLDEAKYCLCGNPCFHYYLRKFVSFDCNIATNIIKSTESTLLPFDCYFCSSKCVYYAMFCK